Proteins found in one Mangifera indica cultivar Alphonso chromosome 15, CATAS_Mindica_2.1, whole genome shotgun sequence genomic segment:
- the LOC123197933 gene encoding pentatricopeptide repeat-containing protein At2g27610-like isoform X3: MSTSISLHFSQTFNLFELPIPLSYPKNRSRTSAVVSLPSQNTQKSTASLKTKIPISTEAKGPDKKFQIQPLIYLLRDSADEGSLKQAKSVHGFVLKSSFSDKELLILLNHVAHAYSKCSDLSSAFRVFDKMSQRNIFSWTVMIASSTENGFFLDGFKYFYQMLSYGVLPDTFAYSAIMQTSIGLECIELGRMVHAQIVIRGFHSHTFVATSLLNMYAKLRSIEDSYEVFNTMTEHNEVSWNAIISGFTLSGMHLESFDHFLRMKNEGIMVNAYTLISVSKAVGQLSDIDKGKEVQSVAVELGMESDVQVGTALIDMYSNCGSPQEARAVFDSEFANFQVNMPWNAMISGYSQNGCSQEALKLYFGKQVHGMVWKSGCYMMVISVCNAIADAYAKCGALEDVKKIFYRMEERDIVSWTTLVTAHSQSLEWEEALTIFSQMREEGFRPNQFTFSSVLVSCSSLCFLEYGRQVHGLLCKAGLATDKCIESALVDMYAKCGSAREAEKVFERILNPDTVSWTAMISGYGQHGLSENALKLFKRMEQLGMKVNSVTLLCVLFACSHGGLVEQGLKYFQEMEQNYGLVPEMEHYACIVDLFGRVGRFDDAMEFIGKMPIEPSEMIWQTLLGACRVHGIVELGEIAAQKVLSVRPDSAAYILLSNTYIESGSFDDGLNLRKVMRQRGVKKEPGYSWISVQGKVHKFYSGDHQHPQKDDIYAKLEELMNSVKSMGYIPDLNIAL; this comes from the exons ATGAGCACCTCCATAAGTCTTCATTTTtctcaaacttttaacttatttgaactGCCAATACCACTTTCCTATCCTAAA AATAGAAGTAGAACCTCAGCAGTCGTAAGTCTACCTTCTCAGAATACCCAGAAATCAACTGCATCCTTGAAAACCAAAATTCCCATTTCGACAGAAGCTAAAGGACCtgacaaaaagtttcaaatccaACCCTTAATTTACCTCCTACGTGACTCTGCCGATGAAGGGTCTTTGAAACAAGCTAAATCTGTTCATGGGTTTGTGTTAAAATCCAGTTTTTCAGACAAAGAACTGTTAATTTTGTTGAATCACGTTGCCCatgcctactcgaaatgttcGGACTTAAGTTCTGCTTTTCGGGTATTTGATAAAATGTCTCAAAGAAATATATTCTCTTGGACTGTCATGATTGCTAGTTCAACAGAGAATGGATTTTTCTTGGAtgggtttaaatatttttatcaaatgcTTAGTTATGGAGTCTTACCTGATACTTTTGCGTATTCTGCAATTATGCAGACATCTATTGGTTTAGAATGTATTGAATTGGGTAGAATGGTGCATGCCCAGATTGTTATAAGAGGCTTTCATTCTCATACTTTTGTTGCTACATCTCTTCTTAACATGTATGCAAAGTTGAGGAGTATTGAGGACTCGTATGAGGTTTTCAACACCATGACAGAACATAATGAAGTTTCATGGAATGCTATTATTTCGGGTTTTACATTAAGTGGAATGCATTTGGAATCATTTGATCATTTCCTACGAATGAAGAATGAAGGAATCATGGTGAATGCATATACATTAATTAGTGTTTCAAAAGCCGTAGGCCAGTTAAGTGATATTGACAAAGGGAAAGAAGTTCAGTCTGTTGCTGTTGAGTTGGGCATGGAGTCTGATGTGCAGGTGGGGACAGCTCTCATTGATATGTACTCAAATTGTGGATCTCCTCAGGAAGCTAGAGCTGTTTTTGACTCAGAGTTTGCTAATTTTCAGGTGAACATGCCATGGAATGCCATGATTTCTGGTTATTCACAAAATGGGTGTAGCCAAGAAGCTTTGAAACTATAT TTTGGAAAGCAAGTTCATGGGATGGTTTGGAAATCTGGATGTTATATGATGGTTATTAGTGTTTGTAATGCAATTGCTGATGCATATGCCAAATGTGGAGCTCTTGAAGatgtaaaaaagattttttacaGGATGGAGGAGAGAGATATAGTGTCATGGACAACCCTGGTGACTGCACACTCTCAGAGCTTGGAGTGGGAGGAAGCACTGACTATTTTTTCTCAGATGAGGGAAGAAGGATTTAGACCTAACCAATTTACCTTTTCCAGTGTCCTAGTTTCTTGTTCTAGCCTTTGTTTTCTTGAGTATGGTCGGCAAGTTCATGGTCTTTTGTGCAAGGCTGGGTTGGCCACGGATAAGTGCATAGAGAGTGCTCTGGTGGacatgtatgcaaaatgtggGAGTGCAAGAGAGGCAGAGAAGGTCTTTGAAAGGATTTTAAACCCTGATACTGTCTCATGGACAGCTATGATATCGGGTTATGGGCAACATGGTCTCTCGGAGAATGCCCTTAAACTCTTCAAAAGGATGGAGCAACTAGGCATGAAGGTTAATTCTGTTACTTTACTCTGTGTTCTGTTTGCTTGCAGCCATGGAGGATTGGTAGAGCaaggattaaaatattttcaagaaatGGAACAAAATTATGGTCTGGTTCCAGAGATGGAACATTACGCTTGTATTGTTGATCTATTTGGTCGTGTGGGTCGTTTTGATGATGCAATGGAGTTTATAGGAAAGATGCCAATTGAACCTAGCGAAATGATCTGGCAGACCTTGCTGGGAGCTTGCAGAGTTCATGGCATTGTTGAGCTGGGTGAAATTGCTGCACAGAAGGTCCTTTCTGTTAGACCAGATTCAGCTGCCTACATTCTattatctaacacatatattGAGAGTGGGAGTTTTGACGATGGTCTTAACCTACGAAAAGTAATGAGACAGAGAGGTGTGAAGAAGGAACCAGGGTATAGTTGGATTTCTGTACAAGGTAAAGTTCACAAATTCTATTCGGGCGATCATCAACACCCGCAGAAGGATGACATCTATGCCAAGTTAGAAGAATTGATGAACAGCGTTAAGTCCATGGGTTATATACCAGACTTGAATATTGCTTTGTGA
- the LOC123197933 gene encoding putative pentatricopeptide repeat-containing protein At5g59200, chloroplastic isoform X5: protein MSTSISLHFSQTFNLFELPIPLSYPKNRSRTSAVVSLPSQNTQKSTASLKTKIPISTEAKGPDKKFQIQPLIYLLRDSADEGSLKQAKSVHGFVLKSSFSDKELLILLNHVAHAYSKCSDLSSAFRVFDKMSQRNIFSWTVMIASSTENGFFLDGFKYFYQMLSYGVLPDTFAYSAIMQTSIGLECIELGRMVHAQIVIRGFHSHTFVATSLLNMYAKLRSIEDSYEVFNTMTEHNEVSWNAIISGFTLSGMHLESFDHFLRMKNEGIMVNAYTLISVSKAVGQLSDIDKGKEVQSVAVELGMESDVQVNMPWNAMISGYSQNGCSQEALKLYFGKQVHGMVWKSGCYMMVISVCNAIADAYAKCGALEDVKKIFYRMEERDIVSWTTLVTAHSQSLEWEEALTIFSQMREEGFRPNQFTFSSVLVSCSSLCFLEYGRQVHGLLCKAGLATDKCIESALVDMYAKCGSAREAEKVFERILNPDTVSWTAMISGYGQHGLSENALKLFKRMEQLGMKVNSVTLLCVLFACSHGGLVEQGLKYFQEMEQNYGLVPEMEHYACIVDLFGRVGRFDDAMEFIGKMPIEPSEMIWQTLLGACRVHGIVELGEIAAQKVLSVRPDSAAYILLSNTYIESGSFDDGLNLRKVMRQRGVKKEPGYSWISVQGKVHKFYSGDHQHPQKDDIYAKLEELMNSVKSMGYIPDLNIAL, encoded by the exons ATGAGCACCTCCATAAGTCTTCATTTTtctcaaacttttaacttatttgaactGCCAATACCACTTTCCTATCCTAAA AATAGAAGTAGAACCTCAGCAGTCGTAAGTCTACCTTCTCAGAATACCCAGAAATCAACTGCATCCTTGAAAACCAAAATTCCCATTTCGACAGAAGCTAAAGGACCtgacaaaaagtttcaaatccaACCCTTAATTTACCTCCTACGTGACTCTGCCGATGAAGGGTCTTTGAAACAAGCTAAATCTGTTCATGGGTTTGTGTTAAAATCCAGTTTTTCAGACAAAGAACTGTTAATTTTGTTGAATCACGTTGCCCatgcctactcgaaatgttcGGACTTAAGTTCTGCTTTTCGGGTATTTGATAAAATGTCTCAAAGAAATATATTCTCTTGGACTGTCATGATTGCTAGTTCAACAGAGAATGGATTTTTCTTGGAtgggtttaaatatttttatcaaatgcTTAGTTATGGAGTCTTACCTGATACTTTTGCGTATTCTGCAATTATGCAGACATCTATTGGTTTAGAATGTATTGAATTGGGTAGAATGGTGCATGCCCAGATTGTTATAAGAGGCTTTCATTCTCATACTTTTGTTGCTACATCTCTTCTTAACATGTATGCAAAGTTGAGGAGTATTGAGGACTCGTATGAGGTTTTCAACACCATGACAGAACATAATGAAGTTTCATGGAATGCTATTATTTCGGGTTTTACATTAAGTGGAATGCATTTGGAATCATTTGATCATTTCCTACGAATGAAGAATGAAGGAATCATGGTGAATGCATATACATTAATTAGTGTTTCAAAAGCCGTAGGCCAGTTAAGTGATATTGACAAAGGGAAAGAAGTTCAGTCTGTTGCTGTTGAGTTGGGCATGGAGTCTGATGTGCAG GTGAACATGCCATGGAATGCCATGATTTCTGGTTATTCACAAAATGGGTGTAGCCAAGAAGCTTTGAAACTATAT TTTGGAAAGCAAGTTCATGGGATGGTTTGGAAATCTGGATGTTATATGATGGTTATTAGTGTTTGTAATGCAATTGCTGATGCATATGCCAAATGTGGAGCTCTTGAAGatgtaaaaaagattttttacaGGATGGAGGAGAGAGATATAGTGTCATGGACAACCCTGGTGACTGCACACTCTCAGAGCTTGGAGTGGGAGGAAGCACTGACTATTTTTTCTCAGATGAGGGAAGAAGGATTTAGACCTAACCAATTTACCTTTTCCAGTGTCCTAGTTTCTTGTTCTAGCCTTTGTTTTCTTGAGTATGGTCGGCAAGTTCATGGTCTTTTGTGCAAGGCTGGGTTGGCCACGGATAAGTGCATAGAGAGTGCTCTGGTGGacatgtatgcaaaatgtggGAGTGCAAGAGAGGCAGAGAAGGTCTTTGAAAGGATTTTAAACCCTGATACTGTCTCATGGACAGCTATGATATCGGGTTATGGGCAACATGGTCTCTCGGAGAATGCCCTTAAACTCTTCAAAAGGATGGAGCAACTAGGCATGAAGGTTAATTCTGTTACTTTACTCTGTGTTCTGTTTGCTTGCAGCCATGGAGGATTGGTAGAGCaaggattaaaatattttcaagaaatGGAACAAAATTATGGTCTGGTTCCAGAGATGGAACATTACGCTTGTATTGTTGATCTATTTGGTCGTGTGGGTCGTTTTGATGATGCAATGGAGTTTATAGGAAAGATGCCAATTGAACCTAGCGAAATGATCTGGCAGACCTTGCTGGGAGCTTGCAGAGTTCATGGCATTGTTGAGCTGGGTGAAATTGCTGCACAGAAGGTCCTTTCTGTTAGACCAGATTCAGCTGCCTACATTCTattatctaacacatatattGAGAGTGGGAGTTTTGACGATGGTCTTAACCTACGAAAAGTAATGAGACAGAGAGGTGTGAAGAAGGAACCAGGGTATAGTTGGATTTCTGTACAAGGTAAAGTTCACAAATTCTATTCGGGCGATCATCAACACCCGCAGAAGGATGACATCTATGCCAAGTTAGAAGAATTGATGAACAGCGTTAAGTCCATGGGTTATATACCAGACTTGAATATTGCTTTGTGA
- the LOC123197933 gene encoding pentatricopeptide repeat-containing protein At2g27610-like isoform X4 translates to MSTSISLHFSQTFNLFELPIPLSYPKNRSRTSAVVSLPSQNTQKSTASLKTKIPISTEAKGPDKKFQIQPLIYLLRDSADEGSLKQAKSVHGFVLKSSFSDKELLILLNHVAHAYSKCSDLSSAFRVFDKMSQRNIFSWTVMIASSTENGFFLDGFKYFYQMLSYGVLPDTFAYSAIMQTSIGLECIELGRMVHAQIVIRGFHSHTFVATSLLNMYAKLRSIEDSYEVFNTMTEHNEVSWNAIISGFTLSGMHLESFDHFLRMKNEGIMVNAYTLISVSKAVGQLSDIDKGKEVQSVAVELGMESDVQVNMPWNAMISGYSQNGCSQEALKLYVRMCQNDIKSDVYSYCSVFNAIADLKYIQFGKQVHGMVWKSGCYMMVISVCNAIADAYAKCGALEDVKKIFYRMEERDIVSWTTLVTAHSQSLEWEEALTIFSQMREEGFRPNQFTFSSVLVSCSSLCFLEYGRQVHGLLCKAGLATDKCIESALVDMYAKCGSAREAEKVFERILNPDTVSWTAMISGYGQHGLSENALKLFKRMEQLGMKVNSVTLLCVLFACSHGGLVEQGLKYFQEMEQNYGLVPEMEHYACIVDLFGRVGRFDDAMEFIGKMPIEPSEMIWQTLLGACRVHGIVELGEIAAQKVLSVRPDSAAYILLSNTYIESGSFDDGLNLRKVMRQRGVKKEPGYSWISVQGKVHKFYSGDHQHPQKDDIYAKLEELMNSVKSMGYIPDLNIAL, encoded by the exons ATGAGCACCTCCATAAGTCTTCATTTTtctcaaacttttaacttatttgaactGCCAATACCACTTTCCTATCCTAAA AATAGAAGTAGAACCTCAGCAGTCGTAAGTCTACCTTCTCAGAATACCCAGAAATCAACTGCATCCTTGAAAACCAAAATTCCCATTTCGACAGAAGCTAAAGGACCtgacaaaaagtttcaaatccaACCCTTAATTTACCTCCTACGTGACTCTGCCGATGAAGGGTCTTTGAAACAAGCTAAATCTGTTCATGGGTTTGTGTTAAAATCCAGTTTTTCAGACAAAGAACTGTTAATTTTGTTGAATCACGTTGCCCatgcctactcgaaatgttcGGACTTAAGTTCTGCTTTTCGGGTATTTGATAAAATGTCTCAAAGAAATATATTCTCTTGGACTGTCATGATTGCTAGTTCAACAGAGAATGGATTTTTCTTGGAtgggtttaaatatttttatcaaatgcTTAGTTATGGAGTCTTACCTGATACTTTTGCGTATTCTGCAATTATGCAGACATCTATTGGTTTAGAATGTATTGAATTGGGTAGAATGGTGCATGCCCAGATTGTTATAAGAGGCTTTCATTCTCATACTTTTGTTGCTACATCTCTTCTTAACATGTATGCAAAGTTGAGGAGTATTGAGGACTCGTATGAGGTTTTCAACACCATGACAGAACATAATGAAGTTTCATGGAATGCTATTATTTCGGGTTTTACATTAAGTGGAATGCATTTGGAATCATTTGATCATTTCCTACGAATGAAGAATGAAGGAATCATGGTGAATGCATATACATTAATTAGTGTTTCAAAAGCCGTAGGCCAGTTAAGTGATATTGACAAAGGGAAAGAAGTTCAGTCTGTTGCTGTTGAGTTGGGCATGGAGTCTGATGTGCAG GTGAACATGCCATGGAATGCCATGATTTCTGGTTATTCACAAAATGGGTGTAGCCAAGAAGCTTTGAAACTATATGTAAGAATGTgtcaaaatgatataaaatctgATGTTTATTCATATTGTAGTGTATTCAATGCAATTGCTGATTTAAAGTATATACAGTTTGGAAAGCAAGTTCATGGGATGGTTTGGAAATCTGGATGTTATATGATGGTTATTAGTGTTTGTAATGCAATTGCTGATGCATATGCCAAATGTGGAGCTCTTGAAGatgtaaaaaagattttttacaGGATGGAGGAGAGAGATATAGTGTCATGGACAACCCTGGTGACTGCACACTCTCAGAGCTTGGAGTGGGAGGAAGCACTGACTATTTTTTCTCAGATGAGGGAAGAAGGATTTAGACCTAACCAATTTACCTTTTCCAGTGTCCTAGTTTCTTGTTCTAGCCTTTGTTTTCTTGAGTATGGTCGGCAAGTTCATGGTCTTTTGTGCAAGGCTGGGTTGGCCACGGATAAGTGCATAGAGAGTGCTCTGGTGGacatgtatgcaaaatgtggGAGTGCAAGAGAGGCAGAGAAGGTCTTTGAAAGGATTTTAAACCCTGATACTGTCTCATGGACAGCTATGATATCGGGTTATGGGCAACATGGTCTCTCGGAGAATGCCCTTAAACTCTTCAAAAGGATGGAGCAACTAGGCATGAAGGTTAATTCTGTTACTTTACTCTGTGTTCTGTTTGCTTGCAGCCATGGAGGATTGGTAGAGCaaggattaaaatattttcaagaaatGGAACAAAATTATGGTCTGGTTCCAGAGATGGAACATTACGCTTGTATTGTTGATCTATTTGGTCGTGTGGGTCGTTTTGATGATGCAATGGAGTTTATAGGAAAGATGCCAATTGAACCTAGCGAAATGATCTGGCAGACCTTGCTGGGAGCTTGCAGAGTTCATGGCATTGTTGAGCTGGGTGAAATTGCTGCACAGAAGGTCCTTTCTGTTAGACCAGATTCAGCTGCCTACATTCTattatctaacacatatattGAGAGTGGGAGTTTTGACGATGGTCTTAACCTACGAAAAGTAATGAGACAGAGAGGTGTGAAGAAGGAACCAGGGTATAGTTGGATTTCTGTACAAGGTAAAGTTCACAAATTCTATTCGGGCGATCATCAACACCCGCAGAAGGATGACATCTATGCCAAGTTAGAAGAATTGATGAACAGCGTTAAGTCCATGGGTTATATACCAGACTTGAATATTGCTTTGTGA
- the LOC123197933 gene encoding putative pentatricopeptide repeat-containing protein At1g56570 isoform X1, which yields MSTSISLHFSQTFNLFELPIPLSYPKNRSRTSAVVSLPSQNTQKSTASLKTKIPISTEAKGPDKKFQIQPLIYLLRDSADEGSLKQAKSVHGFVLKSSFSDKELLILLNHVAHAYSKCSDLSSAFRVFDKMSQRNIFSWTVMIASSTENGFFLDGFKYFYQMLSYGVLPDTFAYSAIMQTSIGLECIELGRMVHAQIVIRGFHSHTFVATSLLNMYAKLRSIEDSYEVFNTMTEHNEVSWNAIISGFTLSGMHLESFDHFLRMKNEGIMVNAYTLISVSKAVGQLSDIDKGKEVQSVAVELGMESDVQVGTALIDMYSNCGSPQEARAVFDSEFANFQVNMPWNAMISGYSQNGCSQEALKLYVRMCQNDIKSDVYSYCSVFNAIADLKYIQFGKQVHGMVWKSGCYMMVISVCNAIADAYAKCGALEDVKKIFYRMEERDIVSWTTLVTAHSQSLEWEEALTIFSQMREEGFRPNQFTFSSVLVSCSSLCFLEYGRQVHGLLCKAGLATDKCIESALVDMYAKCGSAREAEKVFERILNPDTVSWTAMISGYGQHGLSENALKLFKRMEQLGMKVNSVTLLCVLFACSHGGLVEQGLKYFQEMEQNYGLVPEMEHYACIVDLFGRVGRFDDAMEFIGKMPIEPSEMIWQTLLGACRVHGIVELGEIAAQKVLSVRPDSAAYILLSNTYIESGSFDDGLNLRKVMRQRGVKKEPGYSWISVQGKVHKFYSGDHQHPQKDDIYAKLEELMNSVKSMGYIPDLNIAL from the exons ATGAGCACCTCCATAAGTCTTCATTTTtctcaaacttttaacttatttgaactGCCAATACCACTTTCCTATCCTAAA AATAGAAGTAGAACCTCAGCAGTCGTAAGTCTACCTTCTCAGAATACCCAGAAATCAACTGCATCCTTGAAAACCAAAATTCCCATTTCGACAGAAGCTAAAGGACCtgacaaaaagtttcaaatccaACCCTTAATTTACCTCCTACGTGACTCTGCCGATGAAGGGTCTTTGAAACAAGCTAAATCTGTTCATGGGTTTGTGTTAAAATCCAGTTTTTCAGACAAAGAACTGTTAATTTTGTTGAATCACGTTGCCCatgcctactcgaaatgttcGGACTTAAGTTCTGCTTTTCGGGTATTTGATAAAATGTCTCAAAGAAATATATTCTCTTGGACTGTCATGATTGCTAGTTCAACAGAGAATGGATTTTTCTTGGAtgggtttaaatatttttatcaaatgcTTAGTTATGGAGTCTTACCTGATACTTTTGCGTATTCTGCAATTATGCAGACATCTATTGGTTTAGAATGTATTGAATTGGGTAGAATGGTGCATGCCCAGATTGTTATAAGAGGCTTTCATTCTCATACTTTTGTTGCTACATCTCTTCTTAACATGTATGCAAAGTTGAGGAGTATTGAGGACTCGTATGAGGTTTTCAACACCATGACAGAACATAATGAAGTTTCATGGAATGCTATTATTTCGGGTTTTACATTAAGTGGAATGCATTTGGAATCATTTGATCATTTCCTACGAATGAAGAATGAAGGAATCATGGTGAATGCATATACATTAATTAGTGTTTCAAAAGCCGTAGGCCAGTTAAGTGATATTGACAAAGGGAAAGAAGTTCAGTCTGTTGCTGTTGAGTTGGGCATGGAGTCTGATGTGCAGGTGGGGACAGCTCTCATTGATATGTACTCAAATTGTGGATCTCCTCAGGAAGCTAGAGCTGTTTTTGACTCAGAGTTTGCTAATTTTCAGGTGAACATGCCATGGAATGCCATGATTTCTGGTTATTCACAAAATGGGTGTAGCCAAGAAGCTTTGAAACTATATGTAAGAATGTgtcaaaatgatataaaatctgATGTTTATTCATATTGTAGTGTATTCAATGCAATTGCTGATTTAAAGTATATACAGTTTGGAAAGCAAGTTCATGGGATGGTTTGGAAATCTGGATGTTATATGATGGTTATTAGTGTTTGTAATGCAATTGCTGATGCATATGCCAAATGTGGAGCTCTTGAAGatgtaaaaaagattttttacaGGATGGAGGAGAGAGATATAGTGTCATGGACAACCCTGGTGACTGCACACTCTCAGAGCTTGGAGTGGGAGGAAGCACTGACTATTTTTTCTCAGATGAGGGAAGAAGGATTTAGACCTAACCAATTTACCTTTTCCAGTGTCCTAGTTTCTTGTTCTAGCCTTTGTTTTCTTGAGTATGGTCGGCAAGTTCATGGTCTTTTGTGCAAGGCTGGGTTGGCCACGGATAAGTGCATAGAGAGTGCTCTGGTGGacatgtatgcaaaatgtggGAGTGCAAGAGAGGCAGAGAAGGTCTTTGAAAGGATTTTAAACCCTGATACTGTCTCATGGACAGCTATGATATCGGGTTATGGGCAACATGGTCTCTCGGAGAATGCCCTTAAACTCTTCAAAAGGATGGAGCAACTAGGCATGAAGGTTAATTCTGTTACTTTACTCTGTGTTCTGTTTGCTTGCAGCCATGGAGGATTGGTAGAGCaaggattaaaatattttcaagaaatGGAACAAAATTATGGTCTGGTTCCAGAGATGGAACATTACGCTTGTATTGTTGATCTATTTGGTCGTGTGGGTCGTTTTGATGATGCAATGGAGTTTATAGGAAAGATGCCAATTGAACCTAGCGAAATGATCTGGCAGACCTTGCTGGGAGCTTGCAGAGTTCATGGCATTGTTGAGCTGGGTGAAATTGCTGCACAGAAGGTCCTTTCTGTTAGACCAGATTCAGCTGCCTACATTCTattatctaacacatatattGAGAGTGGGAGTTTTGACGATGGTCTTAACCTACGAAAAGTAATGAGACAGAGAGGTGTGAAGAAGGAACCAGGGTATAGTTGGATTTCTGTACAAGGTAAAGTTCACAAATTCTATTCGGGCGATCATCAACACCCGCAGAAGGATGACATCTATGCCAAGTTAGAAGAATTGATGAACAGCGTTAAGTCCATGGGTTATATACCAGACTTGAATATTGCTTTGTGA